In Candidatus Binataceae bacterium, the genomic window AGTCCACGAGCGTGGTGTTGTACCAGGGGTAAAACGTTATGCGCTGAGTTCCCAGGTCGGAAGAAAGGTTCTGGGCGAGTACCCGGGTAAAATCGGAGTCCAAGGGCTCGGCCCAGCGGTCCTGGCGCGACAATTCGAGCCGGTTCGGTGCGACGCGGGTGACGACCTCCTGTCGATCGAGGTACGCGGGCATCTTAATCGGGCCGAGTCCGACCAGGATCTGGCGCGAACCTGCGCTCGCCGGGTCGGCACCCACCGGAGAGAGCACGAAAAACTTCGAGTCGTCGCGCCGGGGCGAGAGGCAACCCGCGATCGTAATCGTGCACAGTGCAAGGACTATTATGTGTTGTCTCATTGGCCGCCGTCTCCTTCGTAGCGGCCGCGTATCACCGAGCTTGGATTGCGCTGCAGGTAGTCGGTCAGCTGGCGCAGCGAGCGGGCGGCATCACTGGTCTGCTCGAGGGTTTCGGTGAGTTGATAGTCCACTGGAGAGCCGGGTCCCAGCACGCTTCGCACCGCGACCAGCGTCTCCTGGGCCTGTTCCAGGGCGGCCCGTGCTGACGCCGTGGTCTTGCGCAGATCTTCCGCCGCTGGCCCGACCTGCTTGTTCAGGTCATCACTTGTTTTTTTGATGCTTTGCGCGGTCCCGTTCAAGCTGGTCGCGGCCTGGTCCAGGGATGCGATGGTCTCGCGGACCTGACGGGACTTCACCAGGTCGTTGATCGAAGTTGAGGTCTGGGTGAGGCTCTTTGTCAGCGCTTCGAAGTCAACTTTTTCAAGCGCGGCCATGATCCGGATGATCGCGGTCTGTGCCTGCTCGAGCGGGGTCGGGACCGTCGGAATTTCCGGATAGGGGGAGTTGCGCCCAAGGTAGAACTTGACCGGCGTGTCGGGATGCATGTCGAGGTCGATGAAGGCGATCCCGGTCAGCATGCTTTCGGTCTTAAGTTCGCCGCGCAAGCCCAGTTGGATGGCAGCGGAGATCTGCTTGGGATCGTCTAGATCTAGTTCGGCGCCGCGCGCGAACAGTTTTCGCGAGTCAAGCTGAATTATAACCGGGATTCGTATCTGCGCGCTCTGCTGAATACCGCCAGCACCGAGGCCGCCGAGGCTCAACAGGATGTTGGTTACCGATCCGACTTCAACCCCGCGAAACTTGACCGGGGCTCCAATGCTGAGGCCGTTCACGTCGCTGCTGAAAAACATGACGAACTTATGTTGACGCGTGAACAGGTGGCTTGATCCCAGCCCGATGACGATGGCGATTACGATTGCGAGGGCGCCCAGTACGAAGGCCCCGACCATAGTTGGATTGGCTCGTTTGCCCATTCACTCACCTGGATGTTCGTCTTCGGCAGCGCGCGTCAGGAAGCGATGTACCTTCGGGTCCGGCGAATGCGCCAACAACTCCTTGGGGTTACCACTGGCTATCATGGTCCGTGTCTCGGCATCGAGAAAGATGCTGTTATTCGCGATGGTGAAAATGCTCGGAAGTTCGTGCGTAACTACCACTACCGTCGCCCCGAGTCCGTCACGCAATTCCAGGATCAGATCGTCAAGCAGGCGCGAGCTAATCGGGTCGAGGCCAGCCGACGGTTCATCGAAGAACAGCACCTCCGGATCGAGCGCCATGGCGCGCGCCAGCCCGGCACGCTTCTGCATGCCGCCACTTATCTGGCTTGGATAATAGTCTTCGAACCCGCGCAGCCCGACCAGCGCCAGCTTGATCGAGGCGATCGCATTAATCTCCCTGGGCGACAGATCGGTGAACTCTTCGAGCGGAAGACCGACGTTTTGCGCCAGCGTCATGGAGCTCCACAGCGCACCCCCCTGATAGAGCACGCCAAACCGTCGCAACATCCGCTCGCGGGCCTCGGGCGGCGCTTTGGTGAAGTTAAAATTTTCGTAGAAAATCTCACCGGTGGCGGGTTCCAGCAGTCCAATCAGATGATTGAGCAGTGTGCTCTTGCCGCAGCCGCTGCCGCCCATGATCACGAACACGTCGCCCCGCTTCACCGTGAAGTTGAGATTGCGCATCAGCACGAAATCGCCGAATGCCATCGTGAGGTCCCGCACGATTATGTGCGGCTCGCCCACTACCCCAGGGGTTACCGCGGAGCGGGTTGTGTTCGTGCTCACTGGTCAGATCCCCAGCAGGTTGAATAGGAAGGCCATAATGCCGCAGGCAACGACGTTCCACACGATTCCGGTCACCACCGCCCGGGTGGCAGCGTCGCCGACCGCCGAGGAGCTGCTGCCGCTTTGGAAACCCCGCAGGCATCCCGAGATTGCGACTATTACGCCATAGACCATCGCCTTGAAGAGACCGCCAAACAGATTGCCGAGAGTCAATGCGTTCCAAGCTTCGCGCAAGAAGGTCGACAGTGCGAGCTTGAGCATTGCCACTCCGACGAAGGCTCCTCCCATCACCCCAAAGACATTCGCGAACACGCACAGCAGCGGCATCATCAGGATGAGTGCGACTATGCGCGGCAGCACCAGAAATTCCATCGGCGAAATTCCCATGGTCGTGAGCGCGTCGATTTCCTTGGTTACCTTCATGGTCCCGAGCGCCGCCGCGTAGGCGGCCCCGGTCCGGCCGGCCATAATGATCGCGGTCATCATCGCGCCCATCTCCCGCACCATGCCTATCGCAACCAGGTCCGCCACGTAGATTTGTGCGCCGAATTGCTGGAGTTGTACCGCGCCCATGAATGCCAGGATGGTTCCAACCAGGAAGCTGATCAGCGCCACGATGCCGAGGGCGTTGACGCCGGCGTCCTGGATTTCGATCATCAGGTCGCTGTTCCGAAAGCGGGCCTGGCCTTTGAACATCCGTCCGATCGCGATCACCACGCTACCCAGAAAGGCGAGGAAATCTTCGCTGCCCTCGGCGTAGTTGATGGTCGCGGTCCCAACCCGCTGGAGCAGTGGCGCAGATTGCGCCTTTACCCGCGCGTCCTTTTTCTCGGGTACCGCTTCGGCCAGCTCGACCAGCCGCACCAGCCCCTCAGGCAGGCCGTCAAGGGCGACGGGAATGTTGCGCGATCGGCCCAGTTCGGTGGTGCGAGCCACAAACGTGAGCAGGCCGCTATCCCAGGCACCCAGCCGGCTCGTCTCGAACCCAATGCTTCGGGGTTTAGTCTGATTGACTTCGTGCAGCACCCGCCCCACCGATGGAAGCCCGTGATGCATCCGCCAGCTTCCGACGAGGTGGATGATCAGTGACGAATCTCGCGAGAGCTCGAAGCTCAGGTCCGTCACCTGTTCTGTGGCTGCTTCAGCTTCCATTCAACCCGTGGGAGTTCCCCTCTTTTGCCAAAAATTCGCGGACTGCCGGGCCACCGCCCTCAATCCCTTGACTTTATACCACGCCAATTATGGTCAGAAGAGGCTATCAGGGAGTTTTTTGATCTTGACCCGGGACTATACTCCAAGGTTTATGGTTGTAAACCAATGACCATCGGACGGCTAGCGCGCAGGACAGGTGTCAGCGTCGATACCCTGCGCTTCTACGAGCGCAAAGGCTTGATAGTGCAGCCGCGGCGCATGCTATCCGGCTATCGAAACTACTCGGACGACGTGATTGACCGGCTGCGCTTTGTGAAGGACGCGAAAGGGTTGGGCTTCTCTCTGCGTGAGATCCAGGAACTGCTCATGCTGCGAGTAAAATCGACCCGGGAATGCGGACCCATTACCCGCAAGGCGGAGGCCAAGCTTTCCCAAATGATGGAAGAAATCGCGCGCCTGCAACGGCTGCGGCGCACGCTGTGCAAAATGATCCGCGACTGCCACGGATGCATCGATCCAGGTCGCCGTGCCAACCGAGGACTTATATGCAACAAGTAACGATTTTCACCAACCACGGCTGATCGGCGTGCCACGCGGCGATGAGCCTTCTCTCGCAGCACGGCATTCCGTTCGTGGAACGGAACATCGGTGACGATCCCGCAGCCCACGACGAGCTTAACAACGCCGGATTCCGCGCCGTCCCGGTAATTCAGGTAGGCGACCAATCGGTGGTCGGGTTCAGTCCGGTCCAACTGCGCAAGCTGCTCGGTATCTGACCTGCGGTCTTGGCCGAGCTCTTGTTCCGAGTGGTCCCCCTCCCGTTGCAGCGGTGTTTTCCTGCCGGGATTCGATCTACCGGTCAAACCACTTCGGGTTGTTGATCGCCAGCGCATCGTGCAGTGATTGGCTGATATGAGTGCGCAGTTTCGGATCAACTAGGGTGACCGCGCCGTCGCGAATCTTCTGGGCGAGCTCGCGGCTGAGCTCCTCGACCTCGCCATCGTGACCGAGCAAGGCGCCGAGCCGTTTCCGCTCGGCGGAGGCTTGCGCGCCGCGCAGTTCCAACTCGCGCCGAACCGTGTTGAGCACGTTCGCGGTCACCCGGGTTTTGAATCGATGGTAGCCGGTCAAGGTTGGCATCAACTCTTCTTCCAGATATTTGATCGCGGCCTGGAGCAGAATGGTCGCTTTCGGTGTACTTAGTGGCATGAGAAATTGCCGTGGCTAATCGCGGCCCTCGAGTAGTTCGTAAAAATCCCACAGTGGTTCTTCGATCCGTCTTCCGATCGCACAGCGCTCGACTCCCATCTCCTCGACTCCGCGCATGCCCAGGCGAAGGCATCCCGCGGCCCATTTGACGCTGCCGAACGCTTCCCAGAAGCGGACATGTGCCGGGTCGACACTTTGGCCGCCGGCCTTCTCGTAAGCCGCGAACAGATCCTCGCGCCTGCCGAATCCACCCACCGGATACTTGCCGCCAAAGCGCCAGGTCTTGACGCACAGCCACCCGAGATCCTGCATCGGATCGCTGGCTTGGCCGATTTCCCAATCCAGAACCAGCCGGATGCCGTCGTTCTCGCCCACGATCATGTTGCCGATGCGGAAATCTCCGTGCACTACCGTGCGCCGCGCTTGCCTAGGCACATTGTCCGCCGCCCATCGTAGGCCCCACTCGATCGCCGGGAGATGCAGGTCGTAGAAGTCGACCACCTTACGCTGCGCGTCGATCATCTCTTCGGCGGTTTGGCCCTTGAGAAACGGGACTTCAGAAAGCGGGATGCTGTGAATCCGGGCGAGGATCTCTCCCGCCTGTTGCGTCATTTTCGCGCGCGCCGGCGCGAATGTCGCCTCGCGCAGAATTTTGGGCGCCAGGGTCTCGCCGTCGACTCGCTCGGTTATGTAGCCGGGCCCCAGCCCATCCGAGGTCTCCAGAATCGCGCGGATCTTGGGCGCGGGCACGCCGGCCTTCACCGCCGCGATCATCAGCCACGCGCCTTCCTCTGCGGTCGGATGCGGCGAGATTTCGGCGAGCGGATGCGGAACATCTTCCGGCGCGGCCGCCGACAGCTGCATGATCAGTCTCTGCCGGCTGCCGCCGACATCGGCATCAAACGACCAGGTGGTTCGGTTCGCGCCTCCGGTCAACTGCTGCAAATCATAAACGGTCCCGGGCGCGCCCATGTGACGCGCTATCGCGCGCTGGAGCAAAGTTGCGGTGGAATCGTTACCCATCGATGATCGTTGATTGCTCCTTCACCAAGACGAAGACGCTCAACCCTCCGCAGGGACCCGCCCGTCTTTAAAGAACCCGAACAGGTACTGCGCCACCCGCCGCATCTGGATTTCCTCGGAGCCTTCGGTAATTCGATAGCGGCGATGATGTCGGAAGATGTGCTCGAAGGGCTTGTGGCGCGAGTATCCGATCGCGCCATGAACCTGCATCGCGCGATCCGCCGCGTTACACACCAGCCGGTTCGCCCGGTAGTTGCACATCGCCACCTTGTCAGAGATTCTGAGCGCCACCTCGGGTTTGGGCATCCGGTCCATCTGCCACGCGGTCTTGTGGATGAGCGTCCGCAGCATCTCGGCTTCGGTATGCAGCTCGACCAGCGGCCACTGGATCGCCTGGTTGACCGCGAGTGCCTTGCCAAACGGCTTGCGCTCCTTGGCGTATTTCACCGACTCGTTGATGCAAAATTGCGCGGCGCCCAGCGACGAGGCCGCCTGCCGGATGCGGTTTTCATGCACGAAGTGCTGCGCGACCGCAAGTCCGTTTTCCGGATCGCCCAGATGCTCGCCCGCGGGCACGTAAATGTCCTTGAACGACACGCGCGGATGGTCGGTCGGCATATTGAAGGTCCACAGATACTCTTCGATCTTGAAGCCCTCGCTCTTGGTCGGAACGATGAAACAGGTGATGCCGCGCGGACTCCCGTCCTTGCCCGAGGTGCGCGCGAAAATGAAGTCGTGAGTTGCCACGTGCAATCCGGTGTTCCACATTTTGGCGCCGTTGATTCGCCACCCATCGCCGTCGCGAGTCCCGCGCGTTTCCATCCAGGTCGCATCCGAGCCGTGATTCGGCTCGGTCAGTCCGAAAGCGATTCGAATCGAGCCATCCAGAATACCGGGGATGAACTTCTTCTTTTGCTCCTCGGTGCCGAAGTCGCGAAACATCAGTACCGTCGGCAGGTTGCCGACGATGGAGCTTTCGTTTTGCAGGTCGTTGTGCAAGCCGAGCCCCTTGGCGGCCAGGTATTCGCGGATAATTGCCATTCCAAGGTTGGTTCCGTCCTTGCCCCCGTATTCCTTGGGCAAGGCGTAGCGCCAATGCCCCGCCTTGTCGGCTCGCTTGCGCATCTCGACCAGGAGCGCTTCCCATTCGTGGCGCGGAAGCCCATCGCGCTCGAAATCGGTGCGCGCATACTCGCGGCGGTGGTCGAAGAAGCGGATGTTGTCGTTCTCGCGCTCAAGCGGTTTGATTTCCTTTTCGATGAAGGCGTCGAGTTCCTTCAGGTAGGCCTGGATATCGGCGGGAATTTCGAAATCCACGGTGGTTCTCCTTTGCTTCCGCAGAGTCCTTGATACGAGCTAAACGGGCGTTTAACAAAAGGGCAAATCTAGCAGAAGCGCAAGAGTTAACGGTAACGGGGGACGTGATAGAGTCCGCTGCGGGAGAAGCATTAATGCCTTATCAAACCATCCTCTATGAGGTCGCAGACAATACCCTGACTATCACTCTCAATCGCCCCGAGAAGCTAAACGCATTCACCGGCGTGATGATGAATGAGATGATCGACGCATTTGGCCGGGCCGACGCGGACGACAACGTCCGCGCGATCATCGTAACTGGCGCGGGGCGCGGCTTCTGCGCCGGTGCCGACCTGTCGGCCGGGGCCAACACCTTCAACTACGAAGCTCGCGAAGATCGCCCGGATCGCAAACCGCACCTGAAGCCCGATGGCACCGTCGATTGGAGCCACGAATCGATTCGCGACGGCGGCGGCCTGCTGACGTTGCGGATCTTCGATTGTCTGAAACCGGTCATCGCGGCGGTGAACGGTCCCGCGGTCGGGGTGGGGGTAACCATGCAGCTTGCGATGGACATCCGGCTGGCCTCGGAGAACGCGCGGTTCGGCTTCGTGTTCGCGCGCCGCGGTTTGGTCCCGGAAGCGTGTTCAAGTTGGTTTCTGCCACGCATCGTCGGAATTTCGCAGGCCCTCGAATGGGCGTTTAGCGGACGCGTGTTTTCCGCGCAGGAAGCGCTCGAAGGTGGACTGGTGAAAAAACTTTACAAGCCCGACGAACTGCTCCCGGCCACCCGCGCGTTGGCCCGAGAGATCGCCGACAACACCTCGCAGATCTCGGTCGCGCTGATCCGCCAGATGTTCTGGAAAATGCTCGGCGCGGACCATCCGATGGAGGGACACAAGATCGATA contains:
- a CDS encoding PqiC family protein, which codes for MRQHIIVLALCTITIAGCLSPRRDDSKFFVLSPVGADPASAGSRQILVGLGPIKMPAYLDRQEVVTRVAPNRLELSRQDRWAEPLDSDFTRVLAQNLSSDLGTQRITFYPWYNTTLVDYQIKVNVYRFESDKDGKVDLTAHWQVLNGTGKLLIVRDSTYTETAKPGDTSDSAAAMSRALGRLSRDIASAIEATPANTAGGVGVKPETNQPSFRSS
- a CDS encoding MlaD family protein, yielding MGKRANPTMVGAFVLGALAIVIAIVIGLGSSHLFTRQHKFVMFFSSDVNGLSIGAPVKFRGVEVGSVTNILLSLGGLGAGGIQQSAQIRIPVIIQLDSRKLFARGAELDLDDPKQISAAIQLGLRGELKTESMLTGIAFIDLDMHPDTPVKFYLGRNSPYPEIPTVPTPLEQAQTAIIRIMAALEKVDFEALTKSLTQTSTSINDLVKSRQVRETIASLDQAATSLNGTAQSIKKTSDDLNKQVGPAAEDLRKTTASARAALEQAQETLVAVRSVLGPGSPVDYQLTETLEQTSDAARSLRQLTDYLQRNPSSVIRGRYEGDGGQ
- a CDS encoding ATP-binding cassette domain-containing protein codes for the protein MSTNTTRSAVTPGVVGEPHIIVRDLTMAFGDFVLMRNLNFTVKRGDVFVIMGGSGCGKSTLLNHLIGLLEPATGEIFYENFNFTKAPPEARERMLRRFGVLYQGGALWSSMTLAQNVGLPLEEFTDLSPREINAIASIKLALVGLRGFEDYYPSQISGGMQKRAGLARAMALDPEVLFFDEPSAGLDPISSRLLDDLILELRDGLGATVVVVTHELPSIFTIANNSIFLDAETRTMIASGNPKELLAHSPDPKVHRFLTRAAEDEHPGE
- a CDS encoding ABC transporter permease → MEAEAATEQVTDLSFELSRDSSLIIHLVGSWRMHHGLPSVGRVLHEVNQTKPRSIGFETSRLGAWDSGLLTFVARTTELGRSRNIPVALDGLPEGLVRLVELAEAVPEKKDARVKAQSAPLLQRVGTATINYAEGSEDFLAFLGSVVIAIGRMFKGQARFRNSDLMIEIQDAGVNALGIVALISFLVGTILAFMGAVQLQQFGAQIYVADLVAIGMVREMGAMMTAIIMAGRTGAAYAAALGTMKVTKEIDALTTMGISPMEFLVLPRIVALILMMPLLCVFANVFGVMGGAFVGVAMLKLALSTFLREAWNALTLGNLFGGLFKAMVYGVIVAISGCLRGFQSGSSSSAVGDAATRAVVTGIVWNVVACGIMAFLFNLLGI
- a CDS encoding heavy metal-responsive transcriptional regulator, giving the protein MTIGRLARRTGVSVDTLRFYERKGLIVQPRRMLSGYRNYSDDVIDRLRFVKDAKGLGFSLREIQELLMLRVKSTRECGPITRKAEAKLSQMMEEIARLQRLRRTLCKMIRDCHGCIDPGRRANRGLICNK
- a CDS encoding glutaredoxin family protein, which gives rise to MSLLSQHGIPFVERNIGDDPAAHDELNNAGFRAVPVIQVGDQSVVGFSPVQLRKLLGI
- a CDS encoding DUF6285 domain-containing protein produces the protein MPLSTPKATILLQAAIKYLEEELMPTLTGYHRFKTRVTANVLNTVRRELELRGAQASAERKRLGALLGHDGEVEELSRELAQKIRDGAVTLVDPKLRTHISQSLHDALAINNPKWFDR
- a CDS encoding phosphotransferase family protein, with translation MGNDSTATLLQRAIARHMGAPGTVYDLQQLTGGANRTTWSFDADVGGSRQRLIMQLSAAAPEDVPHPLAEISPHPTAEEGAWLMIAAVKAGVPAPKIRAILETSDGLGPGYITERVDGETLAPKILREATFAPARAKMTQQAGEILARIHSIPLSEVPFLKGQTAEEMIDAQRKVVDFYDLHLPAIEWGLRWAADNVPRQARRTVVHGDFRIGNMIVGENDGIRLVLDWEIGQASDPMQDLGWLCVKTWRFGGKYPVGGFGRREDLFAAYEKAGGQSVDPAHVRFWEAFGSVKWAAGCLRLGMRGVEEMGVERCAIGRRIEEPLWDFYELLEGRD
- a CDS encoding acyl-CoA dehydrogenase family protein; the protein is MDFEIPADIQAYLKELDAFIEKEIKPLERENDNIRFFDHRREYARTDFERDGLPRHEWEALLVEMRKRADKAGHWRYALPKEYGGKDGTNLGMAIIREYLAAKGLGLHNDLQNESSIVGNLPTVLMFRDFGTEEQKKKFIPGILDGSIRIAFGLTEPNHGSDATWMETRGTRDGDGWRINGAKMWNTGLHVATHDFIFARTSGKDGSPRGITCFIVPTKSEGFKIEEYLWTFNMPTDHPRVSFKDIYVPAGEHLGDPENGLAVAQHFVHENRIRQAASSLGAAQFCINESVKYAKERKPFGKALAVNQAIQWPLVELHTEAEMLRTLIHKTAWQMDRMPKPEVALRISDKVAMCNYRANRLVCNAADRAMQVHGAIGYSRHKPFEHIFRHHRRYRITEGSEEIQMRRVAQYLFGFFKDGRVPAEG
- a CDS encoding crotonase/enoyl-CoA hydratase family protein — encoded protein: MPYQTILYEVADNTLTITLNRPEKLNAFTGVMMNEMIDAFGRADADDNVRAIIVTGAGRGFCAGADLSAGANTFNYEAREDRPDRKPHLKPDGTVDWSHESIRDGGGLLTLRIFDCLKPVIAAVNGPAVGVGVTMQLAMDIRLASENARFGFVFARRGLVPEACSSWFLPRIVGISQALEWAFSGRVFSAQEALEGGLVKKLYKPDELLPATRALAREIADNTSQISVALIRQMFWKMLGADHPMEGHKIDSRGIYARGSSADAREGVMSFLEKRAPHFSDRVSTGMPAYFPWWTERKFS